From Pseudomonas asiatica, the proteins below share one genomic window:
- the rpmJ gene encoding 50S ribosomal protein L36 → MKVRASVKKLCRNCKIIRREGVVRVICSAEPRHKQRQG, encoded by the coding sequence ATGAAAGTTCGTGCATCGGTGAAAAAGCTGTGCCGTAACTGCAAGATCATCCGTCGCGAAGGCGTCGTACGAGTGATCTGCAGCGCGGAACCGCGTCACAAACAGCGCCAAGGCTGA
- the rpmD gene encoding 50S ribosomal protein L30, whose protein sequence is MATVKVTLIKSVSGRLPNHKLCVKGLGLRRIGHTVEVQDTPENRGMINKAYYMLKVEG, encoded by the coding sequence ATGGCAACCGTAAAAGTAACGCTGATCAAGAGCGTCTCGGGCCGTCTGCCTAACCACAAGCTGTGCGTTAAGGGCCTGGGTCTGCGTCGCATCGGTCACACTGTAGAAGTCCAGGATACTCCCGAAAACCGCGGGATGATCAACAAGGCTTACTACATGCTGAAGGTCGAGGGTTAA
- the secY gene encoding preprotein translocase subunit SecY: MAKQGALSSLGKGGMSELWARLRFLFMAIIVYRIGAHIPVPGINPDRLADLFRQNEGTILSLFNMFSGGALERMSIFALGIMPYISASIIMQLMTAVSPQLEQLKKEGEAGRRKISQYTRYGTVILALVQAIGMSIGLANQGVAFSVGLGFHVVAVSTFVAGAMFMMWLGEQITERGVGNGISMLIFAGIVAGLPRAIGQSFESARTGDINIFALVAIGLLAVAIIGFVVFIERGQRRIAVHYAKRQQGRKVFAAQTSHLPLKVNMAGVIPAIFASSILLFPASLGAWFGQSEGMGWLQDISQSIAPGQPLNILLFSAGIIFFCFFYTALMFNPKDVAENLKKSGAFIPGIRPGEQSARYIDGVLTRLTMFGALYMMAVCLLPQFLVVAANVPFYLGGTSLLIVVVVVMDFMSQVQSHLVSHQYESLMKKANLKGYGGSGLLR, encoded by the coding sequence ATGGCTAAGCAAGGTGCTCTCTCTTCGCTCGGTAAGGGCGGGATGTCGGAACTCTGGGCTCGTCTGCGCTTTCTGTTTATGGCGATCATCGTCTATCGGATAGGTGCGCATATCCCGGTTCCTGGCATCAATCCAGACCGTCTGGCGGATCTGTTTCGGCAGAATGAGGGGACCATTCTTAGCTTGTTCAACATGTTTTCCGGTGGCGCGCTTGAGCGCATGAGCATCTTTGCACTGGGGATCATGCCGTACATCTCGGCATCGATCATCATGCAGCTGATGACGGCGGTCAGCCCGCAACTGGAACAGTTGAAGAAGGAAGGTGAAGCTGGCCGTCGTAAGATCAGCCAGTACACCCGCTACGGCACCGTTATCCTGGCACTGGTTCAAGCCATTGGCATGTCCATTGGCCTGGCCAACCAGGGCGTTGCGTTTTCTGTAGGCCTGGGCTTCCATGTCGTTGCTGTCTCCACCTTCGTGGCAGGCGCGATGTTCATGATGTGGCTGGGCGAGCAGATCACCGAGCGCGGTGTGGGCAACGGTATCTCGATGTTGATCTTCGCGGGTATCGTTGCCGGTCTTCCGAGAGCAATCGGGCAGTCTTTCGAGTCTGCGCGCACAGGCGATATCAACATTTTCGCCCTGGTCGCTATCGGTTTGCTGGCAGTAGCGATTATCGGTTTTGTGGTGTTCATTGAGCGTGGTCAGCGTCGTATCGCCGTTCACTACGCCAAGCGTCAGCAGGGCCGCAAGGTCTTCGCTGCGCAGACCAGCCACTTGCCGCTGAAGGTGAACATGGCGGGGGTTATCCCGGCCATTTTCGCGAGCAGCATTCTGCTGTTCCCGGCTTCGCTGGGTGCCTGGTTCGGTCAGTCCGAAGGTATGGGCTGGCTGCAGGACATCTCGCAGTCGATCGCTCCTGGTCAGCCGTTGAACATTCTGCTGTTTAGTGCAGGGATCATTTTCTTCTGCTTCTTCTACACAGCGCTGATGTTCAACCCGAAAGACGTAGCGGAAAACCTGAAGAAGTCCGGTGCCTTTATTCCGGGTATCCGTCCTGGTGAGCAGTCGGCACGCTACATTGATGGCGTTCTGACCCGTCTGACCATGTTCGGTGCTCTTTACATGATGGCCGTCTGCCTTCTGCCCCAGTTCCTGGTGGTGGCAGCAAATGTGCCGTTCTACCTTGGCGGGACCTCGTTGCTGATTGTGGTAGTGGTTGTGATGGACTTCATGTCCCAAGTACAATCGCACCTCGTTTCGCACCAGTACGAATCCCTGATGAAGAAAGCCAACCTGAAAGGCTACGGTGGCAGCGGTCTGCTGCGCTGA
- the rplO gene encoding 50S ribosomal protein L15 produces the protein MKLNDLSPAPGSRREKHRPGRGIGSGLGKTGGRGHKGQTSRSGGSIAPGFEGGQQPLHRRLPKFGFVSLKAMDRAEVRLSELAKVEGDVISVQSLKDANVIGQNVQRVKIMLSGEVTRAVTIKGIAATKGARAAIEAAGGKFEE, from the coding sequence ATGAAACTCAATGATCTGAGTCCAGCGCCGGGTTCCCGTCGCGAGAAGCATCGTCCAGGTCGTGGTATCGGTAGCGGTCTGGGCAAGACCGGCGGCCGTGGCCACAAAGGTCAGACTTCCCGTTCGGGTGGTTCGATCGCTCCTGGCTTCGAAGGCGGTCAACAGCCGCTGCACCGTCGTCTGCCGAAGTTCGGCTTCGTTTCCCTGAAAGCCATGGACCGCGCCGAAGTGCGTCTGTCCGAGCTGGCCAAGGTGGAAGGCGACGTGATCTCCGTGCAATCCCTGAAGGATGCCAACGTGATCGGCCAGAACGTACAGCGCGTGAAAATCATGCTGTCTGGCGAAGTCACTCGCGCAGTCACCATCAAGGGTATCGCAGCCACCAAGGGTGCGCGTGCGGCTATCGAAGCAGCTGGCGGCAAGTTCGAGGAATAA